From the Coffea eugenioides isolate CCC68of chromosome 1, Ceug_1.0, whole genome shotgun sequence genome, the window ACCGTGAGCGCTGGTTTCAAAGGCTTCTTTGACCTCTTGCTCCGAGAAGCCAAACCTGTGGGTTATCAAGGGCTTCACGTCAATCTTGCCGCTGCTTATAAACTCAAGACACAAGGGCCACGTGTTCGTGTACCGAAATATTCCAATAATGTCGACCTCCCTGGGAACCAAAATTTTGGTTAATTAACAGTCTAGTAAAtaattaatgaatgaaaagaGTCCGAAGACAAGTTTACCTCGCAGCAGCAGGGGATAGAGGAAGAGTCATCTCCTTGTGACCCAAACCAACGAGACCGACTTTGCCGCCTGCACGGGTGGCACCAAGGGCTGTAGACATGGTTTTATTGAACCCTGCACAATCGAGACTCACATCAATCTCAGCCCCCATAGCCTTCCGAATCTGCTCCACTTCCACCGACACATCCTGCATGTTGGTAGAAACTTTGACAGTTTCATCCGCACCAAGCTGTTTGGCAACCGACAAACGGTAGTCATCAACATCCACTATCACAACCCTCGAGGCCCCAAAAGCACGGGCGGCAAGCATTGCAACAAGCCCTATGGGACCAGCTCCCATCACCAACACACGCGTCCCGGGACCAACTCCGGCGCGGCGGCAAGCGTAAACGCCAACGCTCAAGGGCTCGCACATGGCTCCTTCCTCCAAGCTCACGTTATCAGGTAATTTGAAGCACAAATTTGCGGGATGCACGACCTGTTGTAGGAGAAAACAAACTTTCAATATCGCCTTTTACGGCTGCAGCAGACAACCAAGAATCAATCTTGTCAAATTAATACATCCAAAGGCATCACCAGCGTTTATCAAAATGGCAATCAGACGAGCTAAGAAGAGGCCTTGTTcctgaaaatttattttttgcccCTCGTATGATCTCAGTCAAAACCAGCACCAATTCCACAAATTCAATGCACAAGCTATAAATTGTGATTGTACATGCCCctaaatcaaacaacaacaaatgATGTCCAAAGTTAAGAAGCAAGATCGAACAAATACAAACCTGATTCGCAAGAGAACCATGAACAGGCGGAGTAGCAAAAAACTTCATCTCTGGGCACATATTATATCGGCCTCCTCTGCAATGATCACATCGCCAACAACTGATTCCAGGCTCCAGTGCCACGCGATCACCAGGCACAAGAGTCTTAACTTCACCACCAATTTCTTCAATGACCCCAGCACACTCGTGCCCAATAACCATCGGCTCTTTAACAACAAAATGAGCTAGCTGCAAAGTCTGATAATTCTACACGAGTCACACGCTGATAACAAAAGAGTTCCTAAAAGTAAGAACAAACAATAGAGTAAagaattttatatatattgatagtGTATTAGTTCTCACCGTTGAGTCCATGACACACGTGcaaaaaagttgaattttaaaattcaaattttacatagttatcattcattcaaTTCAATGCTGATTGTGTATACGCTTTCTTTCAGCGTAGGAAAGATTCTTCCAAAATGAACGATGACAAGAACATTTTAGTCTTGTTTCTTTCGAACCGTAAAGCAGCAAATTACTGCCCCATCAGTTGGTCTTATTTCTTGGTTTCGTTTTGTCTTTCAGCGGCGAATGGCTGATTGATCAGTGAAATGACATACAAGATCAAGCAGTTAGAGAATATAGACCTCCATCATCCTATATCATATAGAAAGGTCTGCAGGCAAGACCGTGCTGATTCATACCCACCAAGAAGAAAGCTAAAGAGAAAGCTTCACCTTGAGAAAATGAACATCGCTTCCACAGATACCAACAGCTTTCATCCGGACTCTAACATCATGGGGTCCTTGGAAAATCAGACATAATTAATACAGGAATCGACAGATAACAGAGAGTTTCAGCAATAGCAGAATGGAGCTGAGCTGATGTATTCAGGAGTAAAGAATcttgaaatgaaaaaataagTAGTAGATACAGCGGAAGTAAAATGAATAATAGGGATTGGATTGGATTTGATAATACCAAGAGGAGGGAGCTTGAAAGGCTGAATCCTGAGGGTGTTAAGACCCACAAGCCAAGCTGCCATATTCTCTTCCCCACCATCTTGGTTCTCTGGAGCACTCATACCACCCTTGCCCATTTCCTTCTGCTCTCTCCTCTCCTCTGGTCTTCCAAAGCCGAATGAATACAGGGGAGCGAGCAGAGTTTATCTGGATCGCTGGTGTATCAATCGAAGGGTATCTGTGATGCAGACGTCCGGTGCGTTAAACAGTGCCGCTACTAGTACAAGATGGCCGAATGGCACCGAGTACAGACGAATTTTGGGCCCCGGAGGAAAAGAAGGATTGAGGAAAAAGGCAATAGGATATGGATTATTTTATCCGGAGGAAATCCGGCTACTTCTTTTCCTCCTCCTTTTGAGCAATTAAATATTGTTCTTTCTCTGTCACCAAATCAACTTTGTAGATAtccttttaaattttaataccGTATGTGATGTCTGATGTGGGAGTGGAAGTCTATTTCATGAATTCTTTCTTTTAATCCCTTATATTACGACAACCCACACTCAAACTCACTGTCCAATGTATATACCCGCTCAGAATTgattgaattttcttttttttttttcctttaatccCTTAAGtcgtgtgtgtatatatatatttattttaccTCATACACACAGTTAACTTACCGTCCAATGTCTAGCTAACAGAATTGATGCCTATCATCTGGGCTTTATTTCGGGAATGGGCTATTATTTGCGGGAGCAAATTAATCCTCATCTACAACCTAAACTTCGGCCCAGAATTCCACTAAACTAATTGTTGCGCCCAGACTCCAGAATGTACAAACAGTGCAAGACACGTCACAAAGAATAGGAAAACTTGGGCCCAGAATTCAACCACACACAAATAAAGTATTCATTGCATCTAGAATTCACAAACGGCTGCACAATAAAAAAGAGGAGGAAAACTTGGCTGCACAATATCCCGGGGAAGTTGCAACTTACAACTTACAACGGCTGCCGCTAATGGAAGACTCGACTCTCGAGTAACAGCTAGCCATGAGGAATCATGAGCCAATTGGTCGAAGAAGTGCTATGCTAGATGGTAAGCATATGATACGCTAAGGTGCAAGAATGGAATTAAACCTGTCGCTGTTGTCCCAAACAGGGTAGGAATGCCGCCATGATCGTCCAAAAAGGAATCTGATAATAGTGAAGAAAAGGTgacaatcaaccaagatttgaagCTATAATCACCTCGGAGGATCAGATAAAATGCCAGGAATCAGAGCAGTGCACGGTAGAACATCACAAGATGGCAAGAATGCACAGCTTTCTTGGTCAAGCCCTCCAATGGCCAGGACATGAACAACCGAACTCCTTGGCTTGACCCTCTACTCCCAATCGTCATGCAAAACCAGGGGGATTCTTGCAGTCTTCTCACATTTTGAAATCTAGGAACTCCATGTAAAGTAACGATCGGAGCTTCCGAGAAGACTCAAGATCAACAAGCTCCCACACGGATTCCGTGTACTAAATTAGAAGCAGAGGCAGGTTGTTCCCCCGGTTTAAGTCCGATGCTCAAGTTAGCAAGAGTGTACGAAATTAGATGCAAGGGCGGGGCTGCTCCCCGATTTTACTCCAATGCTCAAGTTAGCACGAGTGGATAGTTTTGGGGTAAATTACCGAATAGGAGAGCAAAGAAGCTGTTACTTTCTAAGGTTAAAAAAGCGGAGAATTTATAGGGTAATCGAGTcaacttaatttttttattttttttattatttttttattatttttatttatcatactgtatttttttacaatttttagaatataaaatatttcaaaattttgcgtCCAAAATCGCGATATATTGAGACCGATCCGGAACAATCAGCGACCTTAACCTCAACCTTGACTTTAACTTTGAACCATGGCCCCAACAGAGCGATCTAACCCGATATGTTGAGACCGATCCGAAACAATCAGCGACCTTAACCTTAACCTTGACTTTAACTTTGAACCATGGCCCCAACAGAGCGATCTAACCCAATCTACCATAAATGTTGAGACGTCAAGAGGGATGTAGTCAATGCTCCGCACATGAAAGACACTAATAAATTGCATATACCAACTTGATACAAATACTCAAAACAGGGTAAAAGATACAAAACAAGAACTCAGTGGTTCTAGAGTGAGTGAAAATAACCAAAAATCTCAGACAAAACCCAAATATTTTCCAGTTAATATCCTACTACCATTCTTTACATAAAGGACAGGACTACTGCGAGAGCAGAGACTCGAGAGATTTGGGGTCGCTAACTGGAGGACTGCATGTGAAGTTCTGGCATACGAGAGCAACAACCTTGTCGGAAGAGAAATTGTTTTTAGCCATCAGAGCAATATTCGAATTGGTATCCTCCCAAAATCCAATCTCTTCTTCATCGGTTGGGTCTATGTGAATTACCTGTTCCAATTGGAACGGGGGAGATTATATTTACGAAGGGAAGAAAAACACAAATGAAAAAGGAGCAAACTGGGGATTACAAATTCACTCCAACTTTTACAAACATCAAGATTCAGCAATTATCTCCGCTTGTCAATTTAGAAATTACTTACTGTTTCATTGGGACTATATGAAGCATGAGCAGCAGCCAACATGCTATCAAACTCTCCAGAAGCCTTGTTTGCAACCACTACAACTTGCTTCCTGGAAGGAACAGAGACCATATCTGCTGCACAGCACAGTAGAGGCACAGCAACCGCGGCATCTTTCAGTCTCTTCTCAAAGACCGCCTGTACCAGCACATACATTTGTTCCCATAAACACACACATAATGGGTGAACGAGAGGAACATATGAATGAAGCCAGTCATCTACAAAGCACTTAAACAATGAAAGTAATCTAAACATTTTCAGGGGAGCAAATACAAACCAGAAGCCGTTCGGCATTTCGCCTGTAGTTGTCAGACCTACTCCCAGAAACTATGGAAGCCAATCTTATGAGATTAATTGCTGAAACAGAATTCCCTGAAGGTTCCGCCCCATCATGATCTTCTTTAACCCGCAAAAGAATTGAAGGATCTTCCCCTGGAGTGTTGAAGTAACCTCCACCATCTTTATCAAGAAAAACCTCATCCTAGAAGTTGTTAAAAACATGGAGTTGAATAACAGCCATCACTGAAAAGTAGAAAGGACACAAGCAGTCTACTTAATACCTGGGTATCTTGAAGTTCCATTGCCCAGACCAGCCAAAAGATTGAGCCTCCAAATTCATAAAGATCCAACAAGCCTGATATGAGAAAGGCATAATCATCTAAAAACCCAGGGGCTTTAGCTGGACCATTCCTGAAGCTATGCTGCAGCCTTCGCTTGTGCGGGTCATAAAGATGTTTCCTAATGAAAGATGCTGCCTTTTCTGCAACTTCGATGTATTCTTTAGGCTTCATGAAACAAAAAAGACGAAAGATGCACTTAAATAAGAGTCTACCTTCAAAAAGCAACTTAAAATTTCCTAAATGATAAATACGAACATGGAATCCCTAAAATCAGCAGGGTGGGCCATGAAGGTAGCCCTCTTTTAGTTTATTTCTATCGCTTAAATCCTATTGTCGCTTAAGTTAATTTAGGTGCTTATttgaaaatatgaaaaaatcaGAAGAACAGCGTCTGTGAGTTTGAGACTCACAAGCGCCTGTCATGCTACTGCTATTCTTTCCCATAAAATGAGTCTACCTACAAAAAGCTACTTAAAATCACACCCCCCTCACTCAAACACACACCTCCcccctccccaaaaaaaaaaaaaaacaaaaaagaaagcaCCATGTTAGCAAGCCTACGAGAAGAGGGAAAAAATGCTATGAGAAATCATTTAACATATTGTATCTTTACCTTCCCTATGACAACAGAGTACCATTGTTTTACTTATCCATCTTGTTACTCAGGAAAATAAAAGTGCATTACAAAAAAGCTAGCTGAGTTAATTTAGCCTAATATCTTAAAACTTAACCATAAATAGCAACTCATCATCTAGCAAAACATTTTCCAGCATCAAATTGCAGAAACTGCCATTCTAAAACCAAATTGTACAAGGTTGAAACGACAAGGAAGATGGgagacaaaaaattaaaaaaggcaATACACACGATACAAATGTCAGCCGACAACAAAGATTTTTGAACTCCACCAAAGCGAAGCCAAAAAGATCAAACCCAAGATTAACGAGATTAAGCATTTTTATTTACTAGTTCGCTAATTATCTTAAGACGTTATAACTTCATTAATGGTTCAAATATGATATGTGAAAATTCTTACATCAGTTCCCACAACAGGAAAGTGAAACCTCCCTCCTTGAGACTCGCACTTCAGAATTTTGGATGCTCGGGCAAAAGATGAAATTGCAAGCCCATTCCAGGAAACAATTACCTATAAAAATTTCAGAGGCAACCATCCTTCATGGATAAAGAACAAAATTCAAGGACTTGAGACACCTCGCAAAACAGTTGATAATACCTTATCATCCAGATGTGGCCGAGGGCGTTTTGATCGCACATCAAAGAGCTTCTGACGACAAGTACCTAGTATATCAAGGTACTTCTCCACAGGCATACCATATTTTGAGGCCATGGCAGATGTACTGTTTCTCTCTATTAACACATTTTTACCATTAAATTCATTGTGAGGATCACTCATCCTTGACAAGTCACAATTGCCTGAAGGTTTTATGTAGTAATGATCCTTGAAAACAGTTGCGTGCTCACCCACTACTTTGTCAACCTtttaaggaagaaaggaagttAGCAAGGATATTGGACTAGGAGCTGGATTGTGAAAACTACAAAAGCATGGCCAGCTTACATCttgtcaaaagaagaaaggagaaaCATTCATACACTAACAAGAGCCTTTTTCATACTCAGGGTGAAATATATGAAGAAAAATTCTAACATCCGTTGGCAATAACTTCCCAGATAAAACTAGTTAGATCTGCAGGACAAAGTTAAACTTAAGTAGCACATCACTGACATTGTTATATGGTGAAACAAGTTTTCCTCAAATAATTGATGAATACATTAGAATTATATACCTCTTCACTGGTCCAGATGTAGAAAGCACCCTCCTTTTTCCTTGAAGCACCCTCGAATTCCGCACTGTCTGCATCCTCTGCTGAAAAGATCTCACCATTAGGACCAGTCATGTCTCTCCTCAAGTAATCAAGGATATCTCGGCAAACACTTGAAtagaacatatcttttgtaatGGAAAAGACGTTCAGGAAAGCATTGGCAAGCTGCCCTTGGTCATACAACATTTTCTCAAAATGTGGAACTGCATGGAGGAAATAACATATCAACAAAACTTGGTCCATTTTCTAATGCTCAAGATCAACATGTATAACCGAGGAGGTGGGACTAACCATGCCAACATTCATCCACACTGTATCTATGAAAACCTCCTCCAATATGGTCATGGATGCCTCCCTTTGCCATGCACTGCAAAGTGAAGACTGACATTTCTAGAACTTTCTTTGCTTCATTTGGTTTTTGAGACTCCATCAACTTTTTTGAGTAATAAAGCATTAATTGAATCTCAACAGGCCTGGGAAATTTTGGAGCAGAACCAAAACCTCCATACTTTGAATCGTAACTCTCAGCTAACTGTTGAACATTCAGAAAAGGAGAATTAGCAACATAAACCTGATGATGTTAGTCATCAACAGAACATACAGGCTTCAGGGAGCTAAGCATGAGGACACCAAAGAAAATGCGGAGTACAAAAAGTCTGACACAAATGTTCCACATAACATGATTACACTGCAACTAAGTGAAGTGAGAAATCGATGAATCCAGTACAAAATTTTTCTCAAGAAGTCCAAggtatttaacaaaaaaatgTATACCAATGCTGTGATATACCCTTGTAATTACCCATATAGACAGTTCGAATATCATAAGGGGTAACTTCGATCTTAAATCTGAGAAGAAATGCCGCCCTAACTTTTCATTGTGTAAAAATCTGAACCAATGAGCCGCACATGAACCCATTAATACAATGGACAATACAAGCAATTTCTCCGCTCCAAAAAGTACCTGTTCAGCACATAGGTTCAATGCCGTCTGAGGAAGCCCATCTGGTAGTTTATTTGACCCTGCAGTGGCTGTCAATGCTTCAGCAAGTTGTTCCATTGCAAATGCTCCACTGCTGACAAGCATGTCCTTTTTCTTGTCCCAAGCTTCTTTAACCTTTCTGAAACAATTATGATCAAGTAACAGAAATACAAGGTTAAGCAACTTTGTTTTATCTTACTACACCTTTTACCAGACATTCCTCAACACCCCATTCAACCTAACGTACATAAATCAGAACCAAAACTAATATTGTTTCTTATTTCCCCAGAAGCGGTGGGTCCATGGGAGAAGAATTTTGGGGAAGTGGGAAGAGAATGATACCCTGATTCTACAAGGAGAGACAAAGACAGATAACAATGTTTGACCACTGAGCTGTGTTTGATTTACCTATGGTGGTCAAGGCATTCTGAAAGCAAAGTTTTTTAGCAGGGGAGTAGAGAACTGGGTGCTTAATCCCTCTGCAAATaccaaactaaaaataattgaGACACCAGAATTATCCTCTGGTACTGTTCTCACCTTAGTATGGTTTTGAATCCTGGTCTTCCATATTTATCTTCAGGAGGGAAGTAAGTCCCACCCATCAAAGGCTTCAGATCAGGAGAAAGAAAGACAGACAGCGGCCAACCACCACCCCCGTGTAAAGCCTGGACGTATGTCATGTATACCTGAAAACACAACTGCATGTTTTTACTATCTAAAAAGGAATCACCATCAACAGAGAAGCAAGTAAAGGGGAGAGAAAGCAGAGTATTTTCGGCCAGGATTAAGGCCCTCAAATAAGAAATCAGTAAAACTCAAGCTAAGATTTCCCCAGAGAAAAGAGATTTTGCATGCTATAAGTCAAAATTAAGGACAAGTACGATTTTTCAAATTGCAGCTGCAAAATGAAATGATAAATCATCTGATTCAGTTTCTCGAAGTGAATATGACCAATCCATcgaagaaaaatatatttgtaccACAATTAGCTCATCATTTTAGGTAGTGTTTGAGCTGTTAGCTTCATCCCTGCGAGGTTAAAATGACAGCTTATCCACAACCTTTCCCTGAACATACTCTGACGTTATCCAAAATCATTAGATAACCACTGGCAAATAAGACCGTGATGAATAGGATAGTCCAACCAGACTAACTAAAGTCATACCCAAAATAAATTGAAACAACAATATCGTGTCATTCTCATGCAATTCTTACCTTGTCAACATCTGGACGCTCTTCTCGATCAACCTGCCAAAAAAGTAATCATCATGTTTTAAGCTGCAGTGGAGATATGGAAGGCTTACAGACATGGTGTTACAAATAAATATATTCCTCACTGATACAGGCACGAGTAACTAAAATTACATTCTTACCTTTATACTGACAAACCAATCATTCAGCAGTTCTGCAACCCCCTCGTCCTCAAAGGATTCAACCTCCATCACATGACACCTAGTCAATCAAAATTTGTCATCAAATCTTACCCATCCATGAGTAATAAAGGAAGTCCAAGACTTGCAGGATTCCACCCAACAGGCTTACCAGTGGCAAGTGCTGTACCCGACTTCAAGCATAAAAGCAACCCCAATAGTCCACGAGAAAACACCAGAAATAAAATGCAATGATCATTATTCGGGCGCTCAAGGTAAAAACAGCACGAATTTTGGAgagaaaaaggattttttttttttggggggggcaGGGGGTGGGTGTGGGGAGAAGTGCAAGGAAAATGGAAATAACTTGATAAGAAGATGGGCACGTCCCTCTTTCGAGCTTCAGAAAATGCCTCTTCACCCCATGGATACCAATCAACCTTCATATATAGTAATTAGAGTAAGAAATAATAACATATAATTaaacccttttctttttcttttttcccccccTCAGAAGAGCCCAGAAGTTGGAAAAGAAGTATTacttacaagttttttaaaccCGTCCCATAAAGGAGAAAAATGAGCTAAATTAGGTAAAAGTTAATTTAGAGAACATGATAAAAGGGCAAAATATGTAGTCAGTGATTGACAAGAATACCGGGTTATGGGCGTGTTGAAGAAGGTAAGGGCTGTGTTCAGCAGCAAGACGATTGGCGTGTCTGTGGGATTGCTGCTGCGACGTCGACGTTGTCCGGGAGGACTGCTCTGCCATAGCCAAAATTCTGAAAGAGTGTAAGCGACGTGGTAAAGGCCGAGAAGGGGAAGAAAATTTGGGATTAAGGGTCCTATATGTGTGGGAGAGTAGTTTGGCTGATTTGATAGAACTACTAGAAGTAGAACGAGTGTTGTGGGAGAGAAAATGGGGAGCAGAGGAGGAAAGCTGCTTTTTGAGCATaaaattggaaatggaagcGGTGATAGAAAACGGGGTGCTGATGGCGATGATGATTCTAGTATTCATACGAGCCCGGAGCGTTGGACACAGAGAAGCTTGGAAAGGATGAGAAGTTGccatatgtatacatatatagaTAGTACTACCATCGAAGAAAAGATACTCTTTCATGCGGAGGGCTCGTAAGCCAGGATCAGCACGTTGACAAGTGAGAGAGTTTGGTAATGATGTTGGGATGAAGCATTGAGTTGGCACGTGGCATGGCTTTCCGTATTATACATGTCACGTcagtattttattatttttattttcattatatttttactCATAATAAATTATACTCAAGACAGTGTAATAATATGACCCTATAATCAAATCAAACATTATTTTTATAATTCACATCTCTAATCTcttataaataaataagattaactttttaaaataatcatatttttttgaaaaataaattattaactttcattaaattttttacccttcaacattttattttctaaaaactaatAAATATTATTAATTTGTGATTTtcaataataattatttttctatccctcaaaaatattaatatttgaATGTATTTATTAAACAAATACGTGACACCTTAAATGTGAAGACATCATAATAATTCATACTTAATTAATAATACTCTATCGAATTAATTTAACTCTGTGACATAATATTACATaattaaatcaataaaatgcAAATAATAACATAATGAATACTAATTTTCATTGTTAATGCCTCTGAATCATTTCCAAATATGCTCGATCAAGTCCGATCAAAACTAATGATGCATTTTATGATCCCATAGTTCCGTGTTCCTTTGAAGGTAATATTGAAAATTTTCGACAGAACTTGGAGTCATATGGATTGTttgatcatcatcatcatcccaATTTCTTATTACATCTCCTTCATCCTCAACAATCATATTTTGTAATATGATGCATGCATATATTATATCTTTTAGTTTCACTCTATGCCATAACCGAGTTGGCCCACATACAATAGCCCAATGAGATTGAAGCACTCCAAATGCTCGCTCGATGTCTTTTCTTGCAGCTTCTTGCATTTGCTTAAACTTGATCATCTTTGGATCTCTTGGAGCAGTAAAcatatttctaaaattattaaatttctCATGCATAATTAGAAAATAAGAGCACTTTGAGGAATTGTATAAGTGGTTGAAGGAAATGAGTAATAGAGtatgaaaaataaagaaatatgagggtgagaaatgaaaaaaaaattcccttatTTGTAGAAAAAATTTAGGATTTCACGTAACGatacaattttattttaatgaaaagaaacaataatgAGCAACGATCATCAAACAATGGTCCAATtggtttga encodes:
- the LOC113762693 gene encoding sorbitol dehydrogenase-like, whose protein sequence is MGKGGMSAPENQDGGEENMAAWLVGLNTLRIQPFKLPPLGPHDVRVRMKAVGICGSDVHFLKTLQLAHFVVKEPMVIGHECAGVIEEIGGEVKTLVPGDRVALEPGISCWRCDHCRGGRYNMCPEMKFFATPPVHGSLANQVVHPANLCFKLPDNVSLEEGAMCEPLSVGVYACRRAGVGPGTRVLVMGAGPIGLVAMLAARAFGASRVVIVDVDDYRLSVAKQLGADETVKVSTNMQDVSVEVEQIRKAMGAEIDVSLDCAGFNKTMSTALGATRAGGKVGLVGLGHKEMTLPLSPAAAREVDIIGIFRYTNTWPLCLEFISSGKIDVKPLITHRFGFSEQEVKEAFETSAHGGTAIKVMFNL
- the LOC113763808 gene encoding spermatogenesis-associated protein 20, with translation MATSHPFQASLCPTLRARMNTRIIIAISTPFSITASISNFMLKKQLSSSAPHFLSHNTRSTSSSSIKSAKLLSHTYRTLNPKFSSPSRPLPRRLHSFRILAMAEQSSRTTSTSQQQSHRHANRLAAEHSPYLLQHAHNPVDWYPWGEEAFSEARKRDVPIFLSIGYSTCHWCHVMEVESFEDEGVAELLNDWFVSIKVDREERPDVDKVYMTYVQALHGGGGWPLSVFLSPDLKPLMGGTYFPPEDKYGRPGFKTILRKVKEAWDKKKDMLVSSGAFAMEQLAEALTATAGSNKLPDGLPQTALNLCAEQLAESYDSKYGGFGSAPKFPRPVEIQLMLYYSKKLMESQKPNEAKKVLEMSVFTLQCMAKGGIHDHIGGGFHRYSVDECWHVPHFEKMLYDQGQLANAFLNVFSITKDMFYSSVCRDILDYLRRDMTGPNGEIFSAEDADSAEFEGASRKKEGAFYIWTSEEVDKVVGEHATVFKDHYYIKPSGNCDLSRMSDPHNEFNGKNVLIERNSTSAMASKYGMPVEKYLDILGTCRQKLFDVRSKRPRPHLDDKVIVSWNGLAISSFARASKILKCESQGGRFHFPVVGTDPKEYIEVAEKAASFIRKHLYDPHKRRLQHSFRNGPAKAPGFLDDYAFLISGLLDLYEFGGSIFWLVWAMELQDTQDEVFLDKDGGGYFNTPGEDPSILLRVKEDHDGAEPSGNSVSAINLIRLASIVSGSRSDNYRRNAERLLAVFEKRLKDAAVAVPLLCCAADMVSVPSRKQVVVVANKASGEFDSMLAAAHASYSPNETVIHIDPTDEEEIGFWEDTNSNIALMAKNNFSSDKVVALVCQNFTCSPPVSDPKSLESLLSQ